CCTTAAAGTTCATATCCATCCAGCTTCCTTCCACTTCAATGCCTTCCGCATCAATGGAATACTTGGCCTTCAGAAAGGATAATTCCTTCTTGATCGTCACAACCTCTTCACCATTCACCTCGACAAAAAATGTCGGCAGAAAGCTCAACACCTTTTTCGTGATCAGGGCTACTTCATCCCGATCTTGATTCATAATGGTGAATGTCTTCGGGACCTTCATAAAACTTCCCTCGACATAATAAACGTCCTTCTCATCCTGGTCCTTTACGGTGAATTTTTCGCTCAGACTGAATACTTTCTGTTTGATGTAAAGCTCTTTCATAGTAGTGCCCCCCATTTTATTCTCTCCTTTATATACGATTGAGATGGGGATAAGTTCCAGTCATTCTACAAGTAAAAAAAAGCCGTTCCCTCACAAAAGGAACGGCACATACTCTCTCTTTATCTCTCACACGCCCAGTCATCCTTATCACGGTCATGCTTCCGTGCATATGCTGGATGATCGGAAGGGACTCCATCCGGATAGACTTTTCTCAGTTCGGTACAATTTTGATAGTACTCTTGTTCTTGAGCAGCTGCGGGTTCTTCCGTTGAGGCACTGGAGCTGGAATTAGATGTTGTCGTTGTTTTCTTTTCTTCCTTTGCATCCAGATCCCCTTTGGTCGTACCATTTTCCCCGTATGCCCAGAGACCCGTTCCATTCTCCCTTGCTTCCCGGGCAAATTTCACGAAGTAGTCGCTGTACTTCACATCCGGATTGTAGGTCGACGGCTCTGCATATCCGTTTAACACCAGGTCGGCATTGAACATCTTCGTCCGGATTTCTTCTTCGTCCATGTCATCCTTAGGAATCTCAAGCCAGATAAGACGCAGGGAACGATTGTAACGGTCCGTTTCGGACACATCTTTTTGGAGCCAGACCGTCTTACCTTCCAGCTTTTCGGTCGTATAGTTACTGGCTTCTTTTCCGTATTCTTCTGTTCTCGTTGTGGACTCAGGGGTGTTGACGCCGATGAAGCGGACTTTTCTTCCATCCTTCAATTCGACTGTATCGCCGTCCACCACGCGGGAAACCAGCACTTCTTCTAATCCGAATGTGTCGGCAAGCTCCTGCTGCTCTTTCTCAGCTTCAGCTTTTTCATTTGCTGCCGTATCTTCTTCTTCCTTGGCTTTCTTCTCTTCTACCGCTTGTTTATCTTCCTTTGCCTTTTGATCGACTTCCTTATCATCCTTCTCAGTGGTTGCTGCTTTATCCACTTGATCTGATGGAGCTGCACAGCCCCCGAGGATGATTCCCAGAATTCCGACCGTAATCAACCAGCCTGGTTTCCTTAAGAACATCCTTCTGCCTTTTCTCTTTTGAGAAGTTTGGTATAAGCTAAACCCCACGATCAATAATCCAACCCAAGCTAGAGGCGTTATCATCGTCAGAAGCATGGTGACAACGATGGCAACGGCAGCCAAGATCATACGTGATCCGTTCATTTTAGCACTCCTTTTTCGTTAAAAAAATTCTTGATCCCCTTTGGCTGACCGCAAAATTGTTTAACAGATTTGTATGTTAATTGTATTATAAAATTGCTTATTTATCAGATAATAACGAAATTTTAGTACTTCACGAGTAAAAAAGGAGAATCTACGGAAACTTGGGGACCGTTCTATCGCTTCATACAAAATGAAAGAAGCACGAGTCGCCCCGTGCTTCCGTACCTCTCATTTTCTATTCAGTCAAACCTCTATCCCAGCAGATATAATTCTTTTAACGTTTCTATAAAATCATCATCGTTTTTCACTTCAGTCTTATTAATAAGAGCATAAAATTGGCTTAGTTTAAAAGAAAAATTATATAAAACAATAGCTGCACTATTCAAGTTTCTAGATTTAGTTATGTACGTCTTAGAATCACGCTTTCCTAAGAATAGAACATTGTACTTATCGTTCGTACTTTTTTCTAATATTATTTTATCAGGCATCATTTTTAATAGTGAATAATAGTTTCCATCTAAAAATGTTTTTAACATCTTTTGAAGATCATTTAGTGATGCTACATTTTCAACCGCAATGTGACCATCTGTATTATATTTTCTTTCTTCTAATTTACTCTTTGATAAGAAATATAGAGCTATGATGGATTTATATTTATCAGTAAATACATCTACTTTGTATTCATTTCCATCGTTAACCTCAAAAAGCTCATAAAGGTCCATTCCTTCATTTAAAGTTAATTTAACGGTGGTTTCAGGATAATCCCCTCCATTTACTGGTGCGACGCAAATAATATCTTTTTCATTTTTCATTACTTTAAATTCCGTCTCAATGAAATGATATATACCATTTATGGCCACATTCTAGACTCCTTTTTGTTTAATGTAAAAAGAAGCACAAGATCTACTCCTGTGCTTTATGTTCCATCAACTGCTTTATCATTTTCCTTCACTTAATAAAAATCTCAATATCATTATCATCAAATTTATTTTCTAATACTCCATTTTCTAAATATGTCTTTTCCACTACTTTAAGCAGGTGAAGAGCATATGCCAGTTTGTACATTGCAAAGATACCCCTTTCTAAATTCAAGGGCAATGTAGAAAATTTCCTATTGTTTTGTTGATCAATATAACTCACTACCATTTTACTTTCTGACACCTCGGCAAAAATTGATTGCGGTCTCATTTTAGTGAAACTATAACATTCCTCCCTAATGCCTAAAGAATCAAAGAACATCTTTGTTTCTTCCCGGGTTTTTAAATTTCTAATAGGGTTATTAGGAAAATGAATTTTCTTAAAATAAAATTTCCTCAACGTCTTTAAATAGAAATATTTAATTGCATCTTCTTTATTATGGAATTTTTTGATTTTATCTCTTTCTGGGGAAGGCCGATTTTCAAAGTTCATCTCAGAATAATACCATTCATTATTATTAGCCTCTAATTGATTGTAATTTTCATAGTATCCAGTTTGTTCTCTTATCGATATATCATCTACAAGGAGGTTTATACCTAAATCTTTACATATACGAAGTAACTGTTTAGTGTTCAAGGAAATCTTCCTTCCCTTCATTACTCAATTATTTTCTCAATATACCCGTAATCTAGCAAATTTTCTACTGTTGCTTCGACCATATTTCCATAGTCATCCATAATTTTAATTTGAGTATTATATTGTACTCCATAACCTAACTCATCAAACCAGGGGGCAATCTCTCCAGATCTAACTTCAAACCCATTAATTATACGGTATTTTGTGTATGGCTGATCCTTCATATGAGGGGGTAATGCCCTTTTTTCATAACTTGTCCCTACAGGAGAAAAGTATTTGCCAGTTGGATTACTTCCGTACCTATCAATTTCATTACCTGGTTTAAGGGTTTCTACCTTATATTCTCCTTTAACGAAACCATCAATATTGGGATCTCCTTTTGTCCCTGGCCAGTTTATTTCTCCAGTCTTCTGGTCATAGTATTTAGGATTATCATAAACATGTTTATATTCTATATAAAGTTCTTCATGCGGAGAATACTTCCACCCAGCGAGTTTATTTTTATCTTTGTCGGTTATGACAATACCGGGTTCATCATCTGTATAAACCTTTTTCCTAGTTCCACTTTCCTGGACCTTAACATCACTTTCTACAGAAAACCGACTCCACCCAGGCTCTCCACCAACCAACATACCATTATCAGCAGCTACCATCGGCCGGTTATAAAGATCATCAACCCCCAAACGAATCTGATTCCATCTATGAGTCAATGAAACCTTCGGAACTGTCCTAGGTGCAGGAGTTGGTATATTCGTGCCACCTTTCACTTTCAGCCCGGGTTTGGCACCTCCGACAAGAAGTGCTGCCAGGCCAAAGCTATTCATCCAGTGTTCTTTGGAGTAGGTGTCTTCTGGATTGACTGCCCCGTTGAAAAGGTCCATCCCACCCATCGTCAGGTAGTTGATAAAGTCAGAGCCGGATTCGGTTGCTACCTCCGCTCTTTCATTCAGACCACTCATAAAGCCTTTGCCTAAATCAAGGCCGCCAGCCGTAATATAGTTCCCAAAATCATAGACGGAGTCAAACTTCTCTTCATTCCGTTTCTCCATCCCTGCCCAGAGATCCTGTCCGATTTCCTTAAAGCTGTTAAGGGATTCCATGAACGGATTCTCATTGACTTCTTCTTCCAGAAGGGGCTTGGGCTCTCTTGCCTGTTCCTGGGCTTCCTTGAATTTCAAATAAGATTCTGTCTCTGCTGTAATATCATCCGTTAGCTGATAGGTATCACTGGAGTAATAAGCTGCTGCATTGAAATAAAGCGGTGATATGTGACTGCCCTGCGTGGACGAGTCCATTAACTGCTTCATAAGACTTGTGAGTACCTGTTCACTGGTTTCTAAATGTTGATATTCCTGTGTTAATTCTTCATCAAATTGATTGACGGCGTCAAGTGTATCTTCTCGCTTCCTCCTCGCGTCTTCCATATGGGCATCGAACCGTTCCCTCGAAAAGACGTTCAATGGATGGATATCGCTTATACGATTGAGGATTCCTTGAAGTTCCTGCTGTTGTGCAGCAACCATTTCATCTGATCGTCTCTCACTCTGTCGGAGATCTTCCTCCAGGAATGGAAGTCCCACCGATTCCCTGCCAAGGTTTCTTCCATCGGCGTCACCATGAATGCCGTCGAAGAAAGCGATGTTCCTTTCAGCCAGTTGAATCCAAACCTCAACGACATCGATTTGAGCGCCGTAGAAACCTTTAATGGCATCGGCACCCTTTCCCTGGAATTCATCGTCTAGGTCCACAATGGCTTGAAAAGAGTGTTTAAGTGTTATCAGTTGATCTTTTAATGTTTCGTATTCATGTCGGCGTGATGACATTGCGTCGAGTAAAGTAGGGGCTTCATATACTTTCAATGGTCGCGTCTGCCTTTCTTTCAGGATTTAGTTACAGCTTCATCCTGTTGTTTTAAAGCTTCTACATTCGCTTTTGTATCTTGTATATTCTTTTCAACAACGGCGATGTAGTCCTTCAATATCTGGTGAATATTCTGTTCACGTTGGATCCATGCATCTGTATAATGCAGCTTGTTCCGTCCCAACTGCTCTTGTGCAGGTGGATTCAACTGTAGCCGTTCCAGATTGTGCATCACTTCATTCAGTTTTGCCATGACTGCATGATGGTTGAGCTTGATTTGCTGTGCTGATCCCCCTCCAGATCCCGGGTTCACATTCATCTAAAACAACCTCCCTTTCAAGTCACTGAGTTTATGAGAAACCTGCTCATAAAAATCTTCCCCTTTGGAAAGTAAATGTTCTGCATCTTGAGCCAAATGACCATAGAAGTTCATTACACCCTGCTGAGCTTCCAATACATGAATCTTTGATTCTATTGAACTGACATACTCGTCATAGTTTTCATGTCCGATTTGCCTCATGGCCTGGAGGGCAGAATCCCGTTCCGTTTGATATTTTTCAGACCTTGGGCCCATCCAACTTTTATGTAATTCCGGCTGTTGAATTAGTTTAATTTCACTAAGTAGTTGACTTTGCTCATGCAAAATGGCGTTCTTCGCTTCCCTCAACCGCGAAATCTTTTCCTGAATATCGCTCGATTGGGAATGGATCACACTCTGAATGTAATTTAACTCATTGTAGAGTCCCATTTCGGCATCTCCCTTACCAATTAATCCGCTAATATACCTATAAAATTCCAATCATCTTTGATATCGTACCACCCTTTTGTTCATCATTCTACTCAGCAATGAGAATATAACAAAAAAAGGAAATTATTCATGATTCTTTTGTACCACGATATTCAATATCTAAAACCTTTTGGGAGCAAGGGGACGGTTCTCCTGCTTCCTCCTCATTAAAAAGAAGCACGAGAACCGTCCCCGTGCTTCCTCTCATTCTATTATGTTGTTTTCTTTTCACCCATGTTAAGAAAAACAGGTCTGTCCGCCTACTAAAATGGATGAAATCCACTGAATCTTTCTCACTTATTGAAACATTCAAATAAAAATGGGCTTTTGTCCCAGGAATGAGTCCCCTCCTCTTCCTCCCTCTATTTACATTCATTTACAACAAGTTAAAAGTGGGCTCCTATAATATGAACTGTTCGATTCAATAGATTCATGAAGGGAGTCATCCATATGACGAATGAGAGATCAATGGAAAATTGGATTCAAAAGCTGAATGTAGAGACCTTATATAAAGGGGTCGACCGCCGCAACTTCCTTCAAGGGGCGGGGAAAGTCGCAGGCATTTCCCTGGGGATGGCGATTGCTCAATCGATGGGCGGTTTGTCTGTCTCGGCAGAAGAAGCCGGATTTCAGGATTTCCCTTTTTCACTTGGGGTAGCTTCCGGTGACCCGCTGCCGGATAGTGTCGTATTATGGACACGTTTAGCCACTGACCCCCTTAATGGCGGGGGCATGCCTGACCGCAAGATTCCTGTGAAGTGGGAAATCGCGAAAGATGAACATTTCCGGCATATCGTGCAGCGAGGTACGGAAGTGGCAAGTCCGTCCCTCGCTCACTCCGTTCATGCCGAGGTTGGGAACCTGGAAGCAGGCACGGTGTACTATTACCGGTTCAAAGTCGGAAAGGATTTCAGCCCGATCGGAAGGACGAAAACCCTACCTGCCTTGAATGCAGATGTCTCAAGCCTGTCCTTTGCCTTTGCTTCCTGCCAGCAATATGAGCACGGCTATTATACGGCCTATAAGCATATGGCCAAAGAAGATCTTGATCTCATTTTCCATCTTGGAGACTATATTTATGAATACGGCCCGAATGAGTATGTAGCTAAATCAGGAAATGTACGAGACCATAAAGGTCCTGAAATCCGCACGTTGGAGGACTACCGCAACCGCCATGCCCAATACCGGACGGATGCCGACCTCCAGGCTGCCCATGCGGCTTTTCCATGGGTGGTGACATGGGATGACCATGAAGTGGAAAACAACTATGCCGACATGATTCCTGAAAAAGGCCAGTCTGTGGAAGAGTTCGTGAGGAGGCGTGTTGCAGCCTACCAGGCCTACTATGAGCATATGCCGTTAAGGAGATCTTCCATGCCTCATGGAGTGGACATGCAGCTCTACCGTCAGTTCTCTTACGGAAACTTGGCCAATTTCATGGTCCTCGATTCCCGTCAGTATCGTTCCGATCAGGCAAATGGAGATAAAAGCTCTCCCCAGACGGCAGAATCCCTGGACCCTTCACGCACCTTGCTGGGCCGCGAACAGGAACAATGGGTGCTTGATCATCTCGGCAGCTCCAACAGCTCATGGAATGTACTGGCCCAGCAAATCTTTTTTGCCAAGAGAAATTATGGTCCAAGCCCTGATCAACCGCGTTACAGCATGGATGGCTGGGATGGCTACACCCCTGCCAGGGAACGCATCACGGACTTTGCCCGTCAGAAAAACATGGATAACCTGATTGTCCTGACAGGTGATGTACACGCAAACTGGGCCTCGAATATCCTGGCAGACTTTGACGAACCGTCTTCCCCCTTGCTTGGAGCCGAGTTTGTCGGCACATCGATCACATCAGGCGGGGACGGTGCAGACAAGCGCGCTGACACGGACCGCATTCTTGCCCAGAACGAACATATTAAATTCTTCAATGATTATCGCGGATATGTCCGCTGCCATGTCACGCCCGCCCAGTGGAGAGCCGATTATCGTGTCGTTCCTTTCGTCTCGAGTCCAGGCGCGGATATTTCTACCAGAGCCTCCTTCGTGTACGAAAAAAATGCAGAAGGACTGAAGGAAGTGTCAACGTCAACCGTTCCAGAAGGGAAACCCTTGTCTTCCGAGGTGGAAGACGATCGTCATGAAGCGCATGCCCGCGCCCATAAAAAGCAAGCCCAAAAAGGCAAACATATGCAAATGAACTAGCACCAAGGAGGCTGAGGCCATGAATGATTGCAACCAACAGGTGATCGGACACTTGGAAGAGCTCAGGAGCCGCGCCATTAAAACCGTACTCGCCTTTATCGGTTTCCTGATCGTGGGGCTCTCTTTTATGAAACCGATCTACGGATGGCTGATCAGGGATATAGACATGAAACTCGCGATCCTCGGACCGAGTGACATTTTGTGGGTGTACTTGATGATCGCATCCGTTTTCTCAGTCGCTGCCACCATCCCAGTCGCTGCCTATCAGATCTGGCGTTTCGTGTCTCCGGCTCTGAATGAGGCAGAAAGAAAAGTCACGTTACGCTTCATACCCGCCTTGTTCTTTCTGTTCATTTTCGGCATCGGGTTCGGCTACTTTCTACTTTTTCCGATCGTCCTGAGCTTCTTGACCACCCTGTCAGCCGACCAATTTGAAACAATGTTCACGGCGGAGAAATACTTCCGATTTATGTTACACCTGACCCTGCCTTTTGGATTGTTATTCGAAATGCCATTAGTCATCGTCTTTCTGACGGTACTTGGCATTTTGGATCCTTCCAAGTTGAAAAAATCAAGAAAGATCGCCTATTTCCTGCTGATCGTCATTTCAGTCGTGATTACACCGCCGGATTTTCTTTCCGATGTATTGGTCATCCTGCCGCTCCTTCTTTTATATGAAATCAGCATCACCTGCTCAACCATGGCGTATAAGAAAAAGGCTTCCCCTTCTGCGGAGTCAAATGCAGGTCAAGAGAATGTTGCTCTATGAAGGAAGAGGCTCGGAATGAACAGAAGAGGCTTCTTGAGTGTAATCGGGATCGGCACATCCGTGTACCCACGCACAAATCAAACTGACAGGAGGAGAAATCTATGCTTACAAATATCGGAATCCCGGGATTAATTCTCGTACTCGTGATCGCCCTGATCATCTTTGGCCCGTCAAAACTACCGGAAATCGGACGGGCATTCGGAACGACCTTAAAGGAATTCAAAAGTGCTACGAGCGATTTAGTGAATGGACATGACCAGGAAAAGAATCCTTCAAAAGACGAAGGTCAACGACTGACAGCGGTGGAAAAAGACAAGCAGCATACAGGCAGCTGACCTGCCACATCAAAAACCGCCCAGAGCTTCTTAGCCTGGGCGGTTTTCGGTTTCTGGTATCCATTTCTCTAACCTCTTTTATGTAGTTTTCATATACTTCCCTTGCCTTATCCGCTCCTGGCATTTCTTTCGTTATTCTTTTATGTAGATCACTTAGCAAATAAAGCCCCCTGAACAAACAACCTGCAATGATGCCGAAAGCCAGGATGCCGCCTATCCAGGGCCCGGATATAAACAAGATCAAACCTAGTATACTGGCTGAAAACACCGATAATAGTAAGTACAAACGAATAGATCCCCCTTCTCTCTTATGATTTATTCGTCTAGGATCGCGATCCAGAGGGACAGGTCCCCTGGCCTACTTCCGATCCCCACCATGCCTCACTCTATACAGAATCGAAGCAAAAAGATTAGCCAAAAAGAATAACGGGTTCCCCTGCATATTCCCATGAAGGCTCAGCTCACCAACATTCATGGCATCATACATTTCTCCCTGTTTCTTCCCTTTTAATCGGTTCTTCTCCTCTTCAGCTTTTAAAGCGATCAAGAAGCGATATTGCATAGGTAAGATCAATAGGGAAATCAGTACATATAAACCGATAACAGCTAGAAAGATATACACTTCCAATTTGACTGCCTCCTTAAATCCACCACTGTTTATTCTTTATATATGTATACGTTTAAATGGATTGGAAAGTTTCGTTAATGGGGAGCAAAGGGACGGTTCTCCTGCTTCCAATTTATAAAAAAAGAAGCACGAGAACAGTCCCCGTGCTTATATAAACGTTTACACCCCCTGCAAGATATGAATGTTCTCCTTGATGTGTTCAACCTTCTTCATTCCCACCATTGTAGAGAAGACACCTTTGGTGGAAGTGACCTCCGTTAACATACATCTTGAATCACTTGCCCCATCAAACCCCTTCCCTAGATGAAATGGAGCATTTGTTGTTGAATAGATTCCCAGCTCATGTGCAGCTTCGAGGACAGAAACCCACTTTCCATTTACCTGTTGATTCTGTTTTAGAATTCCCTCATTCATATGCTTATTCAGCGGAAACTGGATGAATTTGAAGTGATGCTCTTCCCCTGCC
The DNA window shown above is from Rossellomorea vietnamensis and carries:
- a CDS encoding DUF5082 domain-containing protein — encoded protein: MGLYNELNYIQSVIHSQSSDIQEKISRLREAKNAILHEQSQLLSEIKLIQQPELHKSWMGPRSEKYQTERDSALQAMRQIGHENYDEYVSSIESKIHVLEAQQGVMNFYGHLAQDAEHLLSKGEDFYEQVSHKLSDLKGRLF
- a CDS encoding twin-arginine translocase TatA/TatE family subunit; the protein is MLTNIGIPGLILVLVIALIIFGPSKLPEIGRAFGTTLKEFKSATSDLVNGHDQEKNPSKDEGQRLTAVEKDKQHTGS
- the tatC gene encoding twin-arginine translocase subunit TatC produces the protein MNDCNQQVIGHLEELRSRAIKTVLAFIGFLIVGLSFMKPIYGWLIRDIDMKLAILGPSDILWVYLMIASVFSVAATIPVAAYQIWRFVSPALNEAERKVTLRFIPALFFLFIFGIGFGYFLLFPIVLSFLTTLSADQFETMFTAEKYFRFMLHLTLPFGLLFEMPLVIVFLTVLGILDPSKLKKSRKIAYFLLIVISVVITPPDFLSDVLVILPLLLLYEISITCSTMAYKKKASPSAESNAGQENVAL
- a CDS encoding T7SS effector LXG polymorphic toxin gives rise to the protein MKVYEAPTLLDAMSSRRHEYETLKDQLITLKHSFQAIVDLDDEFQGKGADAIKGFYGAQIDVVEVWIQLAERNIAFFDGIHGDADGRNLGRESVGLPFLEEDLRQSERRSDEMVAAQQQELQGILNRISDIHPLNVFSRERFDAHMEDARRKREDTLDAVNQFDEELTQEYQHLETSEQVLTSLMKQLMDSSTQGSHISPLYFNAAAYYSSDTYQLTDDITAETESYLKFKEAQEQAREPKPLLEEEVNENPFMESLNSFKEIGQDLWAGMEKRNEEKFDSVYDFGNYITAGGLDLGKGFMSGLNERAEVATESGSDFINYLTMGGMDLFNGAVNPEDTYSKEHWMNSFGLAALLVGGAKPGLKVKGGTNIPTPAPRTVPKVSLTHRWNQIRLGVDDLYNRPMVAADNGMLVGGEPGWSRFSVESDVKVQESGTRKKVYTDDEPGIVITDKDKNKLAGWKYSPHEELYIEYKHVYDNPKYYDQKTGEINWPGTKGDPNIDGFVKGEYKVETLKPGNEIDRYGSNPTGKYFSPVGTSYEKRALPPHMKDQPYTKYRIINGFEVRSGEIAPWFDELGYGVQYNTQIKIMDDYGNMVEATVENLLDYGYIEKIIE
- a CDS encoding thermonuclease family protein gives rise to the protein MNGSRMILAAVAIVVTMLLTMITPLAWVGLLIVGFSLYQTSQKRKGRRMFLRKPGWLITVGILGIILGGCAAPSDQVDKAATTEKDDKEVDQKAKEDKQAVEEKKAKEEEDTAANEKAEAEKEQQELADTFGLEEVLVSRVVDGDTVELKDGRKVRFIGVNTPESTTRTEEYGKEASNYTTEKLEGKTVWLQKDVSETDRYNRSLRLIWLEIPKDDMDEEEIRTKMFNADLVLNGYAEPSTYNPDVKYSDYFVKFAREARENGTGLWAYGENGTTKGDLDAKEEKKTTTTSNSSSSASTEEPAAAQEQEYYQNCTELRKVYPDGVPSDHPAYARKHDRDKDDWACER
- a CDS encoding YwqI/YxiC family protein → MNVNPGSGGGSAQQIKLNHHAVMAKLNEVMHNLERLQLNPPAQEQLGRNKLHYTDAWIQREQNIHQILKDYIAVVEKNIQDTKANVEALKQQDEAVTKS
- a CDS encoding alkaline phosphatase D family protein, which gives rise to MTNERSMENWIQKLNVETLYKGVDRRNFLQGAGKVAGISLGMAIAQSMGGLSVSAEEAGFQDFPFSLGVASGDPLPDSVVLWTRLATDPLNGGGMPDRKIPVKWEIAKDEHFRHIVQRGTEVASPSLAHSVHAEVGNLEAGTVYYYRFKVGKDFSPIGRTKTLPALNADVSSLSFAFASCQQYEHGYYTAYKHMAKEDLDLIFHLGDYIYEYGPNEYVAKSGNVRDHKGPEIRTLEDYRNRHAQYRTDADLQAAHAAFPWVVTWDDHEVENNYADMIPEKGQSVEEFVRRRVAAYQAYYEHMPLRRSSMPHGVDMQLYRQFSYGNLANFMVLDSRQYRSDQANGDKSSPQTAESLDPSRTLLGREQEQWVLDHLGSSNSSWNVLAQQIFFAKRNYGPSPDQPRYSMDGWDGYTPARERITDFARQKNMDNLIVLTGDVHANWASNILADFDEPSSPLLGAEFVGTSITSGGDGADKRADTDRILAQNEHIKFFNDYRGYVRCHVTPAQWRADYRVVPFVSSPGADISTRASFVYEKNAEGLKEVSTSTVPEGKPLSSEVEDDRHEAHARAHKKQAQKGKHMQMN
- a CDS encoding DUF3949 domain-containing protein; translated protein: MYIFLAVIGLYVLISLLILPMQYRFLIALKAEEEKNRLKGKKQGEMYDAMNVGELSLHGNMQGNPLFFLANLFASILYRVRHGGDRK
- a CDS encoding LURP-one-related/scramblase family protein, translated to MKELYIKQKVFSLSEKFTVKDQDEKDVYYVEGSFMKVPKTFTIMNQDRDEVALITKKVLSFLPTFFVEVNGEEVVTIKKELSFLKAKYSIDAEGIEVEGSWMDMNFKVLHQGRVVGEVGKEWFSWGDSYRVQILEEEMETVILALVIAIDCVKADQANNTATF